Proteins from a genomic interval of Zingiber officinale cultivar Zhangliang chromosome 2A, Zo_v1.1, whole genome shotgun sequence:
- the LOC122043745 gene encoding uncharacterized protein LOC122043745: MEVYLKMEFNQWFNVTKGYKAPMDSAEIPMDPNNWNMEMKKKAQVDFKFLNTIQCGLTKEELNRVDPQENAKEIWDKLIELHEWTNDAKEGETVSQLHSRIKDILNGLHTIGHQIENRDLIRYAVNVFPRNAL, translated from the exons ATGGAGGTGTACTTGAAAATGGAATTCAACCAGTGGTTCAacgtcaccaaaggatacaaagCACCAATGGACAGCGCCGAAATTCCAATGGACCCAAACAATTGGAATatggaaatgaagaaaaaagcaCAAGTTGACTTCAAATtcctcaacacaatccagtgcgggCTAACCAAAGAAGAGCTAAACCGCGTCGACCCTCAGGAAAATGCCAAAGAGAtatgggacaaactcatagaactacacgagtGGACCAACGACGCAAAG gaaggtgagactgtcAGTCAGCTGCACTCAAGGATAAAAGATATTCTCAACGGACTTCACACCATCGGTCACCAGATAGAGAATCGAGATTTAATTAGGTATGCTGTAAAcgtgtttcctcgaaatgcactgtga